The genomic segment GAGACACCAGGAATGCTGAGTATTAAGCTAAACAAAAATACGGTGAATTACCAACACCCTGAGAGACCATAGCTGAATTAATACAGGTCATGCGACTTTGGGGCTCTCTTGAATGTGACTTAATACTCTTAATTTGTCATTATTTGGGGGATTAAAAAATACCTTCTGGCcgggacggtggctcatgcttgtaatcccagcactttgggatgctgaggcgggtggaacacttgaggccaggagtttgagaccagcctggccaacatgggaaaacgctatatctactaaaaatacaaaaattagccgggtgtggtagctgtagtcccagctgcttgggaggctgaggcacgagaatcgcttgaacctgggagacagaggttgcagtgagctgagattgtgccactgcaccccagcctgggtaatggaacgagactctgttttaaatagaaaaaaaaaaaaaactctttacaAAAGAGCTTGTATGACATTGTCTCACTGAACATCCATCTACTGTAGTAAACTCCCAGAACATTAGACACAATAGAGCTTAGAAATCACCTAGTgtcattcttttccatttaaaCTGAGAcctacaaatacataaaaataaaatggaaacaaattaaaCTTTTCACACTGTAACTCTAAAACATAATATTTCACGTAAAAAGACAAACAGCACAACTACGGCAGGGGTCTCCTATATTTTAACAAGTCTGAACCATGAAATTCAAGGGCTAAGTGAGGTAAATATCTGGcacattttgttgttttagagCCATTTGATGATGGGATAAGAATgtgaggaggaggggaaaagggagaaagaaaaatatgatatattatttcttttctttttttttttttttgagacggagtcttgctctgtcgcccaggctggagtgcagtggctggatctcagctcactgcaagctccgcctcccaggttcacgccattctcctgcctcagcctccccaagtagctgggactacaggcgtccgccacctcgcccggctagttttttgtactttttagtagagacggggtttcactgtgttagccaggacggtctcgatctcctgacctcgtgatccacccgcctcggcctcccaaagtgctgggattacaggcttgagccaccgcgcccggccatgatatattatttctatctttGGAATTTGTGATTGAACAAAGCCTCTCAACTTAAAAACATCAGCTCTGTAAATGTTTTGtagattaaatattttgttattctttgtcCCAAACATCAAAACGTAATCTTGTCTCATTCCCTTGTGTCAGGGAGGTAGGAAGGTACAGGTTTCCCTCCTTATCGCGAACATTCCTCAGCACAAGTCCAAGAACCTATCTACAGCCAAGGAACCGGCTCATTACATTTCAACTAGACCCTTTTTAAGAATCACCAATGAATCTTAaattcagctgattttttaaaattgtagataaaaaagaggccaggcgcagtggctcaggcctgcaatcccagcactttgggaagccgaggcaggcagatctcctaaggtcaggagtttgagaccagcctggccaacatggtgaaaccccgtctctattaaaaatacaaaaattagctgggtgtggtggcaggtgcctgtaatcccagctacttgggaggctgaggcgggagaatcacttgaacttgggagacagaggttgcagtgagccaagatcacgccattgcactccagcctggacaacagagtgagactccgtctcaaaaaataaaaaataaaaataaaaagaacagccAAATTCTCTTAGACCTTTGACTTCTACCAAGGCAGTGGTCAGGAAGCCCTTCAAGGCCTGGATGGGTTTGGCCCCTCGTGTTCTCTAGGGAGACATCCGAAATGTCAAGGAAAGAGCGACAGACAGACATGCAGTTAGAGGCCTGAGTTTGAATACCAGCTCTGTCACATTCCAACTTGGGCAGGTCACATAACTTTTGAGTTccagtttgctcatctataaaaggGATGATAATAAATATATCACAGAATTGTTGAGAGGATAaaggagataatgcatgtaaaattgCTGAACAACTGGAGTTATTATTTGCAGCTCTTGTTAACTAGGGCGTGAAAATGCATACTAGTCTTGTCTCTAAACCctttattgtttaaataaaaacatttttaaaatgtgctggcTGGTCCTCGATTTGAAATAATGGAGATCTGGGAACCAGAGGAAACACATTCCCTAGTTATCACAGGCAAAGAAGAGTTTGAGTTTGGCCAGGGTATGGTGCTGTGCCCTGGAGAGAGATGAGGGAGACCAGGCTCTGGCTAGAGAAATGGCCTCAAGTTTCTAGGAGAATGAGGAAGGCAGTCCTTGCCCTTGCTGTCCTGGTGTATAGGGGTAGGGCTGGGCAGCTGAAAGTCTCGGCCTGAATTGCAGAGCCTGTACAGAGAAATGCCATCTGTCATGTCTGTCTTTGGCATTTTTTAGATATGCTAGCAACAGCACCTGCGCATTTACTTGTATATAACTCAAAAATGGGAGGTAAATGTCCTAGACACAGCCTAGATGGGGCACAGATGTCAGGAAAACATTGCATTGACTTTGCATTTTTCAAGGCTTCATCAGCTGCTTAGAAGgataaaaacaagagaaagagcaagagaaattAGGCAACTCTATGCTTTTCCCCCCTAAGAATCTTGATTAAAATCCAACCACAGAAGACTTCCCAGCAAGTTCCAATATATGACGTGCTTTCCATAGCAGATCTGGCTAGTGGTTACTTGCAGGAAGGTAACGTGACAACCTATACACTATTAACTCATCATAAATGTTGCCTagtgaaagaaatataaatctctGAGATAGGTGACATGAGGATTTCATTTGGAACTGAAGCCCATAGTTATAAAACTTCAGtaaggaggagaaaaacaaaacaaaataaaactagattGAATCATTAATCAAAGACTGTGTGTATGGCTTAGGTTTATGTTTTTGAACCAACAGTAAATAAGTGTtaagaaagcatttcttttttatgcaTGTAActaatatattaatagtaaaagGACCGTTGGCTGTAGCTCAAAGTGAATGCTTTCcctaaaacataaaaagcaagtaaaataaaacccacaaaaactacaataaacaaatgaacgcattttacaaaataaaacatttccctTGGAAAGTTGAGggaaaacaaatatgtaaatagcttctgtttttataattaaagCTTTTTAATCTCTGGTGCATAACAATTGAAAGAATgagaaattaaacaaaagtaTTTGGTGGATTTGAGTTAATGGGCCAAGCAAGCTTTTTTTCCTTGGCTTCTCTGTCAAATGAGTCATAGATTGAGTCTTTGGTAATAGTTTTGGCCATGGAAGGGATTTCTGAAATGCCAACATAGTTTTTTTTGGCCATCCTTGAACTCGTTGTGATAGTATAGGCATTGCTTCGGTAACATTTCATAGAGGACATGCAAAAAGTCTCTTTCATCCCTCTCCGAAAATTGGCATTATAAATTGAATACAGAGTAGGTTTAGAGGCTGAAGAACTAAAGGATATCCATGTGATAGCTGTGAAAACAAGGGAACTTTTTTTATAGTCTTGTTCATGTGGGTGCCATAGCTGAGCTACATGAAAAGGCAGCCAGGAGAGCAAAAACAACAGATTTAAAATGAGGAACATCTTGATGGTTTTCACTTTTGTCCGAGGGACAATGTTCATTGTCCTCCTCACTGTTCGGCCATCTGTGCCTATtctccaaatatattttatgaccttttggtaaaataaaattatgagggCAGATGGAATCACAAAGCCCACCAAGAAGTGGATGACAGTATAGGCAGTGCCTTCccaagaggaagggaggaaatagTTACAATGACTGTCCCAGTTGGAGCCATAGAAAAAGAGCACAGGGGTCACAAAGGCTGCATCAAAGATCCACGATGCTGCGATCATTTTCTTGGCTTTTTCTCTGGACACCTTGAAGCTCAGAGGATAGACGATGGTGTAGAACCGGTCTATGCAGATGGAGAGGAGAACATAGATCTGGACACCTGGAGTGAGATACTGAAAATATCGCACAACCTTGCACATTGCACTACCCAGTGTCCACCTTCCAGTGGTGAACTGGAGCAGGACGAAAGGCGTGCTGGCAACGCTAATGAGAAGGTCAGCACATGCCATGGAGACCACAAAGTAGTTGGTGGTAGACTGAGTCCTCCTACTCCTGTGGATGACCAAACAAACCAGGGAATTGCCGAAGATAGAAAACAACCACAGAGTCCCAAAGAAGATGCTGGCTGTGGCCACTTCCCCGGGGTTCAGTCCATAGTGCAGATGTGTTTGGTTGCTCATCCAGCTGTGCTCCTCACCTAATTCCATCAGGTACTGGCTTGGCAGCGGTGTGGCTGCTGCCGTGCAGCTGCGGTTTTGGAGTGGTACCAGAAGTGTAGGAATAATCAACTGTGGCTTGCTGTTATCCATTCTGTGAGCAAAAACCATATTCACTTTTTTCCTCTTAATTCTGGATGGGGAAAAGAAGAATGAGGCCTCCTGTTAAAAAGGTGTCATACAGGTTGGTTATGATTATGAAGGCGAATGATCTTATTTGACATTTAGATTGGTTGTCATTTGTCTATGAGTAGGACTTGTGCATTGGCAGGAAAACATAACTACTATCCAGAAAAAGCCTGGCccccattttgttttcattttaggaGCTGTTTCAGCAGATCCCAGCTCAGGCTCTCTCTGGCCTCACCTTCTCTTGAGCCTTAGTCATAATACGAAGCCCCACTCCTACACATATCCTTTTCCCTGTACTCATCAGAGATCACAGAGGATTAGGGAATCTCAAATCTGGCTCATACTAAGGGTGTTACCACCAACTGAAGATCTGCTGGCATTCTGGGCAAGTATGTGAGAAGTTCCTAATTGTCATGAGGTTGCAAGAGAGGAAAGTTTGGACAGATGAAAACACACAGATTTTGACTATGGAAGTAGCTAACAGCAGTCTGTGAATAGAGACTGGCTAGCTACTGGGAAGGGTGCTGTCCTTACTTAGTGTAGATTTTCCATCATAGAAGGATCATGGTAACACATGGAGCAATCAACACTGCTACATGAGCCAGAAATAGCTCCTAATTTAATGACATGTGAAAATAGGCTGCTTTTTCTAGAAGACACAGTTCATGCACTAATAGCTTGCCACCTACTAGTGACATATATTTTGATgctattctgttgttgttgtttcacaAAATATTGACTGAAGAACATACAAGATGTCCTCTAAGAAATGGAACCAGGTTACGGGAGACCTTGTGGCAGTCAggtgattaaaaacaacaacaacaaaaaatgtaactGTTAGCTAAGCATAGTGGCgaacacctatagtcccagctactcagaaggctgaggcaggaggatcacttgggcccagaagtttgaatccagcctgggcaacatagcaagaccctatctcaaaaaaaaaaaaaagtaacttaaaattactaagcactttttaaaagcttACAAAGCTTATAGTTCTTagatataaaagaatattttaaagtttagcctttattttatactttttgtattattcagtgagaaaaaaagtCACACTTTTTAAACAGGCAAAAAAGATTAACTAGTTGTGGGCCATTCAATTAAAACTGAAGTGATTTTGCTCACAGATTTTAAAGGTTCAATTTGGTCTGAATCCAGGAAACGAAAAAAGAAACAGTAGCAATGTAATCCATAATAACCATAACAATTATGGTGATTAACATAAGAGATAAGgataaacattaatattttcaagaatGTGTCCACTAAAAGTAAAAGCCCATGTGGGGTTACAGCCACCATTTTGCTGAGATTCCATCTGGCCTGTGGCACAGGGGATGTGGCTCCAGCAACAGGCTTTTCTAGTGGTCACTAGTTTCTTTCTTGGTGGGCTCCTGTGTCTGCACCTCACAAAGAAACATTTCTCAAGTGACAGCCAGGATTAAATAATAGTTCATAATGAAACGAGGATTCTTAatgactaattttttcttttttttttcttttttttttttttgagacagagtctcactctgtcccctgggctggtgtgcagtggcatgatctctgctcaatgcaacctccacctcccaggttcgagagattcttgtgtctcagcctctcaagtagttgggactacaggtgtgcgccaccatgcctggctaatttttgtatttttagtagagaccgggtttccccatgttggccaggctggtcttaaacttctgacttcaagtgattcgcccgcctcggcctcccaaagtgctgggattactggtgtagcaactgcacccggcccttgttttttctttttcttttttttttttttgaggcggagtctcgctctgtcgcccaggctggagtgcagtggcgccatctcggctcactgcaagctccgcctcccgggttcccgccattctcctgcctcagcctcccgagtagctgggactacaggcgccgccaccacgcccggctaattttttgtatttttagtagagacggggtttcaccgggttagccaggatggtctcgatctcctgacctcgtgatccacccgtctcggcctcccaaagtgctgggattacaggcttgagccaccgcggtTGTACTAATTTGTGAT from the Macaca thibetana thibetana isolate TM-01 chromosome 11, ASM2454274v1, whole genome shotgun sequence genome contains:
- the GPR19 gene encoding probable G-protein coupled receptor 19, with the translated sequence MVFAHRMDNSKPQLIIPTLLVPLQNRSCTAAATPLPSQYLMELGEEHSWMSNQTHLHYGLNPGEVATASIFFGTLWLFSIFGNSLVCLVIHRSRRTQSTTNYFVVSMACADLLISVASTPFVLLQFTTGRWTLGSAMCKVVRYFQYLTPGVQIYVLLSICIDRFYTIVYPLSFKVSREKAKKMIAASWIFDAAFVTPVLFFYGSNWDSHCNYFLPSSWEGTAYTVIHFLVGFVIPSALIILFYQKVIKYIWRIGTDGRTVRRTMNIVPRTKVKTIKMFLILNLLFLLSWLPFHVAQLWHPHEQDYKKSSLVFTAITWISFSSSASKPTLYSIYNANFRRGMKETFCMSSMKCYRSNAYTITTSSRMAKKNYVGISEIPSMAKTITKDSIYDSFDREAKEKKLAWPINSNPPNTFV